Proteins encoded by one window of Synechococcus sp. MVIR-18-1:
- the rodA gene encoding rod shape-determining protein RodA, with the protein MKMGPISREPGLFTLNRQRKGWRLKEPVLWGVPLAMVMVAGLLIASTQRQADYADWYHHWITAAVGVVIALVTARLPLLRLKPLLIPIYAITVISLVAVRLIGTTALGAQRWLSIGGVHVQPSEFAKLSAILLLAAVLDRHPVERPVDLLRPLGIISIPWLLVFIQPDLGTSLVFGALLLTMLYWSGMPIEWLVLLLSPLATALLAGLFPWGLAAWVPLTMIIAYRSLPWKRVALALVMIVQSAAALVTPWLWMHGLQDYQRDRLVLFLDPAKDPLGGGYHLLQSTVGIGSGGLFGMGLLQGQLTKLRFIPEQHTDFIFSALGEETGFLGTILVVIGFALLMGRLLQVAGQSRSDFESLVVIGVATMLMFQVVVNIFMTIGLGPVTGIPLPFMSYGRSAMVVNFLALGLCLSVSRRSKRSLNR; encoded by the coding sequence ATGAAAATGGGCCCGATAAGTCGTGAACCTGGCCTGTTCACCCTCAACCGGCAACGCAAAGGCTGGCGACTCAAGGAACCGGTGTTGTGGGGTGTGCCTCTTGCCATGGTGATGGTGGCGGGTCTCTTGATCGCAAGCACCCAGCGCCAAGCGGATTACGCCGACTGGTATCACCACTGGATCACGGCCGCTGTCGGAGTTGTCATCGCTCTGGTGACAGCCAGGCTTCCATTGCTGCGGTTGAAACCACTGCTGATTCCGATTTACGCCATCACGGTGATCAGCCTGGTCGCCGTTCGCTTAATCGGCACTACTGCGCTGGGCGCTCAACGCTGGCTCAGCATTGGCGGGGTGCACGTGCAACCGTCAGAGTTCGCAAAATTGTCAGCCATTCTTTTGCTGGCGGCGGTGCTCGATCGGCACCCTGTCGAAAGACCTGTCGATCTTCTGCGTCCGTTAGGAATCATCTCAATTCCTTGGTTACTGGTATTCATCCAGCCCGACCTCGGAACATCGCTTGTGTTTGGGGCTCTACTCCTCACGATGCTCTATTGGTCGGGCATGCCGATTGAGTGGCTCGTGCTGCTGCTCTCTCCCCTCGCTACGGCCTTGCTCGCGGGACTGTTCCCCTGGGGACTGGCTGCCTGGGTCCCGTTAACGATGATCATTGCCTACCGATCGTTGCCATGGAAACGGGTGGCGCTTGCACTGGTGATGATCGTGCAATCTGCTGCGGCCCTCGTCACCCCTTGGCTGTGGATGCACGGCTTGCAGGACTATCAGCGTGATCGCCTCGTGCTGTTTCTTGACCCAGCAAAAGATCCCCTCGGAGGCGGCTACCACCTGCTGCAAAGCACCGTTGGCATTGGATCGGGAGGCTTGTTCGGGATGGGGCTGCTACAAGGGCAACTCACTAAATTGCGCTTTATTCCTGAACAGCACACCGACTTCATCTTCAGTGCTCTGGGAGAAGAGACTGGATTCTTAGGCACGATTTTGGTTGTTATCGGATTTGCACTGTTGATGGGCCGCCTGCTTCAGGTGGCCGGGCAAAGCCGTTCAGATTTCGAATCGCTCGTGGTGATTGGCGTCGCCACCATGCTGATGTTTCAAGTTGTCGTGAACATCTTCATGACCATTGGCCTTGGTCCTGTTACTGGCATCCCCCTTCCGTTTATGAGTTATGGCCGAAGCGCAATGGTTGTGAATTTCTTAGCCCTAGGACTGTGTCTTTCGGTGTCGAGGCGCTCCAAACGGTCCCTGAACCGATGA
- a CDS encoding Mrp/NBP35 family ATP-binding protein, translating to MATAEQAAELLKGIVDAGSNRSVVDLGWLDRVRVDPPRAVLRLNLPGFAQGQRDRIVAEARERLLALESIQDVQIEIGTPPPPSQGGIGQAGHGQAAERQPIPGVKQVIAVSSGKGGVGKSTVAVNLACSLAKQGLRVGLLDADIYGPNAPIMLGVADQTPEVSGSGDDQQMIPLESCGVAVVSMGLLIEENQPVIWRGPMLNGIIRQFLYQVNWSERDVLVVDLPPGTGDAQLSLAQAVPMAGVVIVTTPQKVALQDARRGLAMFLQMGVPVLGVVENMSSFIPPDQPDRSYALFGSGGGQTLAEAFDVPLLAQIPMEMSVQEGGDQGRPVCISHPDSASAQAFRELAETVGNSLQAIS from the coding sequence ATGGCCACAGCAGAACAGGCAGCTGAGTTGCTCAAAGGGATTGTGGATGCAGGCAGCAATCGGTCTGTTGTGGATCTCGGTTGGCTGGATCGCGTACGCGTTGATCCACCCCGGGCGGTGCTCCGTCTCAATCTCCCTGGCTTTGCCCAAGGGCAACGGGACCGCATCGTCGCTGAAGCACGAGAACGCCTCCTAGCTCTTGAATCCATTCAAGACGTCCAAATTGAAATTGGCACCCCACCCCCACCGTCTCAAGGTGGAATAGGTCAAGCCGGTCATGGCCAAGCAGCTGAACGGCAGCCGATCCCTGGTGTCAAACAGGTGATTGCCGTAAGCAGTGGGAAAGGAGGAGTCGGAAAAAGCACAGTGGCGGTCAATCTCGCTTGCTCACTGGCAAAACAGGGACTCCGTGTTGGCTTGCTCGATGCCGATATTTACGGGCCTAACGCTCCGATCATGCTTGGCGTTGCTGATCAAACCCCTGAGGTCAGTGGATCTGGTGATGATCAGCAGATGATCCCACTGGAAAGCTGCGGAGTTGCCGTGGTCTCGATGGGGTTATTGATCGAGGAAAACCAACCGGTGATCTGGCGCGGACCGATGTTGAACGGGATTATTCGACAGTTTCTATATCAAGTGAACTGGAGCGAGCGCGATGTCCTGGTTGTGGATCTTCCTCCCGGAACTGGCGATGCCCAGCTTTCGCTTGCCCAGGCCGTTCCAATGGCTGGAGTGGTGATTGTGACCACTCCACAAAAGGTGGCGTTGCAGGATGCCAGGCGTGGCTTAGCCATGTTTCTTCAGATGGGGGTCCCGGTTCTTGGTGTCGTCGAGAACATGAGTTCCTTCATCCCACCAGATCAGCCCGACAGGAGCTATGCCCTGTTTGGATCAGGAGGTGGACAAACATTGGCTGAAGCCTTCGACGTTCCTCTCTTGGCCCAGATCCCGATGGAAATGTCCGTGCAAGAGGGAGGTGATCAAGGCCGTCCCGTTTGCATCAGCCATCCCGACTCCGCAAGTGCGCAGGCCTTTAGAGAGCTAGCTGAGACCGTTGGCAACAGCCTTCAGGCGATCAGCTGA
- the hemF gene encoding oxygen-dependent coproporphyrinogen oxidase: MVRSLLKRLKGKILLSSDATGERPPTDSRARARALVQGLQNEICAGLEQLDGNAHFQEESWDRPEGGGGRSRVMTEGRVFEQGGVNFSEVHGKELPPSILKQRPDAKGHPWFATGTSMVLHPRNPFIPTVHLNYRYFEAGPVWWFGGGADLTPFYPFLEDARHFHREHKRACDSIDPKLYTVFKPWCDEYFFLKHRKETRGIGGIFYDYQDGSGRLYRGQDPEGPAARQAAEIGSCRLGWDQLHDLARACGQAFLPAYTPIVEKRNPLPYGERERQFQLYRRGRYVEFNLVWDRGTIFGLQTNGRTESILMSLPPMARWQYGYRAPEGSREELLTDLFTRPQDWFEDPTLEDRCRPHQAID, from the coding sequence ATGGTTCGCTCTTTACTCAAGCGCCTCAAGGGCAAGATCTTGCTCTCCTCGGATGCCACGGGGGAGCGACCACCGACCGATTCGCGCGCGCGAGCCCGCGCGCTGGTTCAGGGCCTTCAAAATGAAATATGCGCTGGTCTTGAGCAACTGGATGGCAACGCCCATTTCCAGGAAGAGAGTTGGGATCGTCCAGAAGGTGGTGGCGGGCGCTCGAGGGTGATGACCGAAGGGCGGGTGTTTGAACAGGGAGGGGTGAATTTTTCTGAGGTGCACGGCAAAGAATTGCCACCGTCGATCCTTAAGCAGCGGCCTGACGCCAAGGGGCATCCCTGGTTCGCAACGGGAACATCGATGGTGTTGCATCCGCGCAATCCCTTCATCCCGACCGTTCACTTGAACTATCGCTATTTCGAGGCGGGCCCTGTTTGGTGGTTTGGAGGTGGTGCTGATCTCACCCCTTTTTATCCATTTCTTGAGGATGCCCGTCACTTCCATCGAGAGCACAAGCGGGCCTGTGATTCCATCGATCCCAAGCTCTACACGGTGTTTAAGCCTTGGTGCGATGAATATTTTTTCCTGAAGCACCGCAAGGAGACAAGGGGCATCGGCGGGATTTTCTACGACTACCAAGACGGCAGTGGTCGTTTGTATCGGGGGCAGGATCCAGAGGGACCTGCGGCGCGTCAAGCCGCTGAGATCGGGTCGTGTCGCCTTGGTTGGGATCAGCTGCACGATCTTGCGCGGGCCTGTGGACAAGCCTTCTTGCCTGCTTACACGCCGATTGTGGAGAAGCGCAATCCGCTTCCCTATGGGGAGAGAGAGCGTCAATTTCAGCTCTACCGCCGTGGCCGCTATGTGGAATTCAATTTGGTGTGGGATCGGGGCACGATTTTTGGACTTCAGACCAACGGTCGTACTGAATCGATTTTGATGTCTCTTCCGCCGATGGCCCGCTGGCAGTACGGCTACCGAGCCCCAGAAGGATCACGGGAGGAATTACTCACTGATCTGTTTACCCGTCCGCAGGATTGGTTTGAGGATCCGACCCTTGAGGACCGTTGCCGCCCTCATCAGGCGATTGATTGA
- a CDS encoding N-acetylmuramoyl-L-alanine amidase: MPTIPAWIQRKRVTIPISVILLSMVALVLSQAKEQSLWMQGSAAAKSDGTLPQQPVCPTPANPDPLLGARTRKPGRWVGTTPMAKNSPIVVMAGHADSQGMDSAGTPGFAVGVKKQAPMDARMRDELYWNLKVQAAVVRLGKARALKISAYNPPALTIRNDNHPKTNWSQARVRSAKGDYILEIHFDAYSPYGFGSGLIPAINRPLNTIDESLGKAFGRFPRLFRGGLGGPRRGIGILEIGMLEPPLEQKLRNPNTQRQTIDCLALRVVDALEKGVNQSPDEGGNGPQGSDPQTNPADG; the protein is encoded by the coding sequence ATGCCCACCATTCCGGCCTGGATACAACGCAAACGGGTCACCATCCCGATCAGCGTGATCCTGCTGTCCATGGTCGCCCTGGTTCTTTCTCAGGCAAAAGAGCAGAGCCTCTGGATGCAAGGCAGCGCCGCTGCAAAGTCGGACGGCACTCTTCCGCAACAACCGGTCTGCCCAACCCCGGCCAACCCTGACCCTTTATTAGGGGCTAGGACCCGTAAGCCTGGCCGCTGGGTAGGAACTACCCCCATGGCGAAAAACTCCCCGATTGTCGTCATGGCTGGGCATGCCGACTCCCAAGGGATGGACAGTGCAGGCACCCCTGGATTTGCCGTTGGCGTGAAAAAGCAAGCGCCGATGGATGCACGCATGCGCGACGAGCTGTATTGGAATTTGAAGGTTCAAGCGGCAGTGGTTCGTCTGGGGAAAGCAAGAGCTCTCAAGATCAGTGCCTACAACCCACCGGCTCTCACGATCCGGAATGACAACCACCCCAAGACCAACTGGTCGCAAGCGAGGGTGCGTTCAGCCAAAGGCGATTACATCCTCGAAATTCACTTCGATGCCTATAGCCCCTATGGATTTGGCTCAGGCTTAATTCCTGCAATTAACAGACCCCTCAACACGATTGATGAAAGTCTTGGCAAGGCCTTTGGGCGCTTCCCCAGATTGTTCCGAGGTGGATTAGGCGGGCCCCGACGGGGAATCGGCATTCTCGAAATTGGAATGCTGGAACCGCCACTAGAGCAAAAGCTCCGCAATCCCAACACCCAACGCCAAACGATCGATTGTTTGGCGCTACGCGTGGTGGATGCTTTAGAGAAAGGCGTCAATCAATCGCCTGATGAGGGCGGCAACGGTCCTCAAGGGTCGGATCCTCAAACCAATCCTGCGGACGGGTAA